One window of Cohnella hashimotonis genomic DNA carries:
- a CDS encoding RHS repeat domain-containing protein has protein sequence MKSWWGRITAIFIALTLIAGIYPEAAGFAATPSSTGSIDVSETPIEPAPYSINKSASAKSKITSELGNKSYAISAAASTVVPDYSFVKTKPDEAPFAINLGQESISTLSGSLSQSVADLSLPGRNGLGFTLVRKYDSDASQLNQMSMSYGYNVTLPPAEEKRFPIGKGWTWDISFIETVESTKYLHLAGSGVFKLGSDFSLLGYPWKDLTFATDTTVTVSGSTSAYVLRSIQKVNQYFNADGRLIQISDAYNNKVQFAYSSDATYGTVLTSITDAIGNSISITYSATQVTLTKGTRQVVYYKTTQNGKELLTQVVDVAGRATTYDYDLKNAMFTLYDQAYPASNPYALLTGISYPTGAKTIFEYMPPIVRKIGDYNATNEVYRIKSRKDQFIQWDNSVKTVNVTNVSYPSGDVGSAYNADLTFTVALNDGLAETTFTNEKDYIDENKPPVFYNTKIMSVSNYGGKTYTNATDYTYERYRNWPVPIQTKTTKSESGSAGSFIVETSNVYDDYGNVLSATDPNGIQTTYTYDTTSHLLVGVSQPISATQTQYTEYVRNATYGSITATRVRNGNATGPVLQETLNNTFDTYGNVTQLKVLREAGQYSIVNIGYDTAAPYLGAYPTSTSVTVKDADNVETTITAGYTYNAADGTLSSYTDGNSKVTTYQYDALGRAFAAVKPDNGNIKIQYYDYSNEIQQTDEAGVKVYTRWDPVGRKIEEGFIVNGNYKPKARYDYDANGRLLSSEDALGNDTFYGYDQWSRQNKVTSPPTIAYDAQGNITPVSSAITTMIYDDLSNKAKSTDAEGYSIEETYDKLGRLLTKKEAKTTGAPLVSLATFAYDYVGNLTSGSDNLTTTNTTSYAYDIVGHLTSVTNAKSETTSYQYDALGNLKLITYPDTKTLAKTYDEIGRLIKSTDANSKIEKFYYDKNSNLTRTFDRKSVWTKNTYNDRNFLTKREITDSAGTPIVGEEVIEFSYDKAGKRTTMSDSTGQTNPTSYSYSADSSLTSVTFPDGRKIQYDYDAIGNRIAMTDPFGYNTYYKYDAKNRLSAVASSLDFTNDTEEKYNYFQNDLTKQKFQKNGLVSTFAYDGMQIGSLIEKKADGTIVNQFGYTYDNNGNQKTKTENGTGSTFGYDPLNRIQDSSQYGETFTYDSRGNRTGMTSSNLFDSPGTTNVYDKWNRLTSVTTPTGTVTYKYNGDGLLWERTENGQTTRYYWDGDQVAAEATVSGGVATFKARYIRGQGLIARQDEQAKAYYLQNGHGDVVELRDSTGNTRLNSYAYDLFGNITSQDETVAQPFKYSGEMTDNTTKLQYLRARWYDPSLGRFINEDTYEGQIDNPLSLNLYTYVYNNPLVYTDSSGNTPEWIQNLFAKAKLTAILSKQYPVRYAVAGPERDRRLYRSFSAIAGNKSFINKTGERYGVPSELIGGIILKEVMTQSIPDTVAIADKQLRGVNHSTGIGAAFPTIAMAAWQAVDPNRTIPTDSLEMMKLLSSNDKFAIETIAVVLVFYAREVYKDQNLNTSSLTLEQWKAVVGRYNATSSDKQKAYSDKVYEYLNGIRELLD, from the coding sequence TTGAAAAGCTGGTGGGGCAGGATCACTGCCATATTCATAGCGTTAACTCTAATTGCAGGAATTTATCCGGAAGCTGCTGGATTCGCAGCTACGCCTTCGTCCACGGGATCAATCGACGTCTCCGAGACACCGATCGAACCGGCTCCTTATTCGATTAATAAGTCAGCTTCGGCGAAAAGTAAAATAACAAGCGAGCTGGGAAACAAAAGCTATGCGATTAGCGCTGCAGCGAGCACGGTCGTTCCTGATTACAGCTTCGTTAAAACCAAGCCGGACGAAGCTCCCTTTGCGATTAACCTGGGACAGGAGAGCATCTCTACGCTCTCAGGCAGCCTGTCACAGAGCGTAGCCGATCTCTCCCTACCCGGACGGAACGGGTTGGGGTTCACGCTTGTGCGAAAATATGATAGCGATGCGTCTCAGCTTAATCAAATGTCGATGTCGTACGGCTACAATGTGACTTTGCCGCCAGCCGAAGAAAAGAGATTTCCGATCGGCAAGGGCTGGACCTGGGATATTTCGTTTATCGAAACGGTCGAATCGACCAAATACCTGCATCTGGCCGGTTCAGGTGTCTTTAAGCTCGGTTCTGACTTTTCATTGCTGGGTTATCCATGGAAAGACTTGACCTTCGCCACGGATACAACCGTGACGGTATCAGGCTCAACGTCTGCCTATGTCCTCCGGTCGATTCAAAAAGTCAATCAATACTTTAATGCAGACGGACGTCTGATTCAGATCTCGGACGCTTACAACAATAAGGTGCAGTTTGCTTATAGTTCCGATGCGACATATGGGACGGTGCTCACAAGCATTACGGATGCGATCGGCAATAGCATCTCGATTACCTATTCCGCAACGCAAGTGACTTTAACCAAGGGAACACGGCAAGTGGTCTATTATAAGACGACTCAAAACGGAAAGGAGCTCCTGACCCAAGTCGTTGATGTCGCTGGACGCGCTACCACGTACGATTATGATCTGAAGAATGCCATGTTCACCTTGTATGACCAGGCTTACCCTGCGAGCAATCCGTATGCCCTCCTCACAGGGATTAGCTATCCCACGGGAGCAAAGACGATCTTCGAGTACATGCCACCGATTGTGCGCAAAATCGGAGATTATAATGCTACTAACGAGGTTTATCGCATCAAATCCCGTAAGGACCAATTTATCCAGTGGGATAACAGCGTAAAAACAGTCAATGTCACCAACGTCTCGTATCCGAGTGGAGATGTTGGATCGGCTTACAATGCAGACCTGACCTTTACGGTAGCTTTGAACGACGGTCTCGCTGAAACGACCTTTACCAATGAGAAGGACTACATTGACGAGAACAAGCCGCCGGTCTTTTACAATACAAAGATTATGTCGGTATCGAACTATGGCGGGAAAACATATACAAATGCCACTGACTACACGTACGAACGATACCGCAACTGGCCAGTCCCCATTCAGACCAAGACGACCAAAAGTGAATCGGGTTCGGCGGGAAGTTTCATCGTCGAGACGAGCAATGTTTATGACGATTACGGCAACGTCCTGAGTGCCACGGACCCTAACGGCATACAGACAACGTACACCTATGACACGACTTCCCACTTGCTGGTCGGCGTATCTCAACCGATCAGCGCGACGCAAACGCAGTACACCGAATATGTGCGAAACGCCACATATGGCTCAATTACTGCAACGCGTGTCCGGAACGGAAATGCGACTGGGCCCGTGTTGCAAGAGACGCTCAACAACACGTTTGATACCTATGGCAATGTGACGCAGCTCAAGGTACTTCGCGAAGCAGGGCAGTATTCGATCGTGAATATCGGGTACGACACGGCCGCTCCTTATCTGGGTGCTTATCCGACCAGTACCAGCGTGACTGTCAAAGACGCAGATAACGTCGAAACGACGATTACTGCCGGCTATACGTATAACGCGGCTGACGGTACATTATCTAGCTATACGGACGGCAACAGCAAAGTGACAACGTATCAGTACGACGCGCTAGGACGGGCGTTTGCTGCCGTTAAGCCGGACAACGGCAACATTAAGATTCAGTACTACGATTACAGTAACGAGATTCAGCAAACGGATGAGGCAGGCGTCAAAGTTTATACACGTTGGGATCCAGTCGGCAGAAAGATCGAAGAGGGCTTTATCGTTAATGGCAATTATAAGCCGAAAGCCAGATACGATTATGATGCGAACGGTCGACTCTTATCCTCCGAAGATGCGTTGGGGAATGATACCTTTTACGGTTACGACCAGTGGAGTCGGCAGAATAAAGTGACCTCTCCTCCGACGATCGCTTATGACGCGCAGGGTAACATCACGCCTGTCTCATCGGCGATTACGACCATGATCTATGACGATCTGAGTAACAAGGCCAAGAGTACAGATGCAGAAGGTTACTCTATTGAGGAAACCTATGATAAATTGGGACGTTTACTGACCAAGAAGGAGGCAAAGACAACAGGGGCGCCACTCGTATCACTGGCCACCTTTGCTTACGATTATGTCGGTAACCTCACGTCTGGATCTGATAACCTGACAACGACGAATACGACTTCTTACGCGTATGACATAGTTGGACATCTTACGAGCGTGACGAACGCCAAGAGTGAGACCACTTCGTATCAGTACGATGCGCTCGGCAATCTGAAGCTGATTACGTATCCGGATACCAAGACCTTGGCCAAGACATACGATGAGATCGGCCGCTTGATTAAGTCGACGGATGCCAATAGTAAGATCGAGAAGTTTTATTACGACAAGAACAGCAACTTGACCCGAACATTCGATCGTAAATCGGTATGGACCAAGAACACTTACAACGACCGGAACTTCCTGACCAAGCGTGAGATAACGGATAGCGCAGGAACGCCCATTGTTGGGGAGGAAGTAATCGAATTCAGCTACGACAAAGCCGGGAAGCGTACGACGATGTCGGATTCGACGGGGCAGACTAATCCGACAAGCTATAGTTATTCGGCGGATAGTTCCTTAACCAGTGTTACATTCCCGGACGGGCGTAAGATTCAATACGACTACGATGCCATCGGCAATCGGATTGCCATGACGGACCCATTTGGATATAACACTTATTACAAGTATGATGCTAAAAACCGTCTGTCCGCGGTCGCGTCATCTCTCGACTTTACGAATGATACGGAAGAGAAATACAACTATTTTCAAAATGATCTGACGAAGCAGAAGTTTCAGAAAAACGGTCTCGTTTCTACCTTCGCGTATGATGGTATGCAGATCGGCTCATTAATTGAGAAAAAGGCCGATGGTACGATCGTCAATCAATTCGGATATACCTATGATAACAACGGGAATCAAAAGACTAAAACGGAAAATGGTACGGGAAGCACGTTTGGCTACGATCCGCTGAACCGAATTCAAGATTCGAGTCAATACGGTGAAACCTTTACCTATGACAGCAGAGGCAACCGTACGGGCATGACCTCCAGCAATTTGTTTGACAGTCCGGGAACCACTAATGTCTATGACAAATGGAATCGCCTGACCTCTGTTACGACGCCAACAGGAACAGTGACGTACAAGTATAATGGCGACGGGCTGCTTTGGGAACGAACCGAAAACGGGCAGACAACACGTTACTATTGGGACGGTGACCAGGTAGCTGCGGAAGCTACGGTTAGCGGTGGAGTGGCTACGTTTAAAGCACGCTACATTCGTGGCCAGGGGCTTATCGCACGACAAGATGAGCAGGCGAAGGCTTACTATCTGCAAAATGGGCACGGCGATGTTGTCGAGCTGAGGGACAGCACCGGCAATACGCGCCTAAACAGTTATGCTTACGACCTGTTTGGAAATATTACATCACAGGACGAGACTGTGGCTCAACCTTTCAAATACTCCGGCGAGATGACGGACAATACAACAAAGCTACAGTATCTGCGGGCACGTTGGTACGATCCGAGCTTGGGAAGGTTTATCAATGAGGATACGTATGAGGGGCAGATTGATAATCCGCTGAGCTTAAATCTTTATACGTACGTGTATAACAATCCGCTTGTGTATACCGATTCCAGTGGGAATACGCCTGAATGGATTCAAAACTTATTTGCTAAAGCTAAGTTGACGGCAATATTGAGTAAACAATATCCAGTAAGGTATGCTGTTGCTGGACCCGAAAGAGATAGAAGACTATATCGATCTTTTTCAGCTATTGCTGGTAATAAGAGCTTTATCAATAAAACTGGAGAACGTTACGGAGTGCCGAGTGAGTTAATCGGCGGAATTATTCTAAAGGAGGTCATGACCCAATCTATACCTGACACGGTTGCTATTGCCGATAAACAATTAAGAGGCGTTAATCATTCCACTGGAATCGGTGCGGCATTTCCGACTATTGCCATGGCAGCGTGGCAAGCTGTGGATCCTAACAGAACTATTCCGACAGATTCATTAGAAATGATGAAACTTTTAAGTTCAAACGATAAATTCGCCATTGAAACAATTGCGGTTGTCCTCGTCTTTTATGCACGGGAAGTTTATAAAGATCAAAATTTAAACACAAGCAGTTTGACCCTTGAGCAATGGAAAGCTGTGGTTGGTCGTTATAATGCTACGAGTTCTGATAAGCAAAAGGCTTACTCTGACAAAGTCTATGAGTACTTAAATGGTATAAGAGAACTTTTGGATTAG
- a CDS encoding RHS repeat domain-containing protein, with protein sequence MKKKNRLSLILNLLLAASLAVVPIPPRAYASDSVDNSAILNGIETPKALYEMAANSPSSGVAEGEQISDVSGALKYGVTDFTLPGRNGLDVTVSRIYQSNAALVWTPKAVAESSSAGFDYDNQREATSYEERTWNLGVGWSFAFPSLEIRGTKLLAHLSDGTVYEVAAGGNGFVDHPLQDLTFAPSTETLTTNNAAGTSVSATAAYKMTDTLGTSVYFNSAGNWIGTKDAYGNVILVQYANQPILEGAASPLISKIIDTLNREITFAYTSNSVTVNYASGKQFVYRKTLISNEGKKRNLTSAENELGETTSYAYDKGNAEFDYDTTSGPSAEDTLYANLTQITYPTGSSSRYTYTPATKHLGSNGSIGYYRVASRYDQIKYDKMNLTTFDYTNNADFTDPAQTAYSTKRTMITNPNAASNVTPIEKISLTTSLNGQHLVTNTTLEKTGEYKSETGYAYDTTKELPTTVTQTSHDYTQTPAASGTETTSYTYDNYGNVLTATNAVGHVSTYTYDTQYRGLAKREQTTVSGILTDDIVHTIDSAKPQINATTQNYKDDTGQPASLQWNYLYDSYGNVTRVTQTLEAGKSQRTDIGYDAAYKNAYPTSIKQYVTSSTGTKTLEERYVYDLPTGRVTKHYDGNAVAAGAPAGSEESYAYDPVGRLTQITNKKVTGETAAGTRTYDFSYNTNQQQATLVSTDEEGKKTTEIYDGLGRLYKVQMEKINNNNSRVFYDLLTNFYNELGELAYNVDGAGHRTDYSYDAAGRQVSTTSGEGRILGQAFNDLLHQSTTTSDYGAAVTQTTDAIGRTTGTQIQGDIGTSPLTTSTSYEIGGDPFKSQTTDAMGGISSFKANGRHLLGGVTQAADPTAPTTTSYKYNQLGSLTEKVFPDLSSIVYNYDELGRRLSKKDSVQGTELYTYDDNSNLTGGTTRKGTTVTNTYDELNRLKSWASGAENGSYTYYKNGLRKSMTDETGTTQYFYRLDNQLEKVIYPDGKFIQYSYYDNGQVSSITDPFGKVINYEFNQDDQIKKVTVDGATQGEYVYRDNLTTTDPSYKKSSQLYQLKLAGGSLLETYTHDGYGRLTKLAQSGTGFSQDYDYTYDNNGNILTRDDGTTTGTFTYDGLNQILTNSEGSETYTYDAKGNRLTLESSIQNPTTDTIDYTYDDAEQLSTVTRNGDTVSYKYNGDGLMTERTQSVGGVSTTTRYYYDGANIIAEGTVSGSTVTFKARYVRGAQLLYRENAAGNKAYYLHNGHGDVTALRQANGTLLNEYSYDIWGNPLVSSETIDNPFGYAGEYWDELTTLQYLRARWYDPGLGRFISEDTYEGRVNSPQSLNAYVYVQNNPLVNVDPTGYWCSATVNGKYYSHPGQCSDDSNRYINDNNAFNYGRYIYNAGEYKGKWYPPHAVHLDWDQSGISDAFIGCAYDPICGGFVTEGISKIPSAYSATKTAVSKAWNASKKFFGAKGAGNTLKNLNGLDDILNDPSKLKGIKPKQLYKYLKDNGYNPTPLNKSRNYTGVPFEEGGGFKVNWGGDRILQYHPGSSYHGDVPYYKISSGSNGTQRFDMKGNLIK encoded by the coding sequence GTGAAGAAGAAAAACCGCCTGTCCCTTATTCTTAATCTGCTACTGGCAGCCAGCTTGGCTGTCGTACCGATCCCCCCGCGCGCGTATGCCAGCGACAGCGTCGACAACTCCGCCATCCTTAACGGCATCGAAACGCCGAAGGCCCTCTACGAGATGGCCGCCAATTCGCCATCGTCCGGCGTCGCCGAGGGAGAGCAAATCTCCGACGTATCCGGCGCGCTCAAGTACGGCGTCACCGACTTTACGCTGCCCGGCCGCAACGGACTCGACGTCACCGTCAGCCGGATTTATCAGAGCAACGCGGCCCTGGTCTGGACGCCGAAGGCCGTCGCTGAGAGCTCCTCTGCAGGCTTCGACTATGACAATCAGAGAGAGGCAACGTCCTACGAAGAGCGCACTTGGAATCTGGGTGTGGGCTGGTCCTTTGCGTTTCCGTCCTTGGAGATTCGCGGCACGAAGCTGCTCGCGCATCTGTCCGACGGCACCGTCTACGAAGTAGCGGCAGGCGGCAACGGCTTTGTCGATCACCCGCTTCAGGACCTGACGTTCGCACCGTCGACCGAGACGCTGACGACGAACAATGCCGCAGGCACGTCGGTGTCCGCTACGGCCGCCTACAAAATGACGGATACGCTCGGTACGAGCGTGTACTTCAACAGCGCAGGCAACTGGATCGGCACCAAGGATGCCTACGGCAACGTCATTCTCGTGCAGTATGCCAACCAGCCGATCCTCGAAGGCGCGGCATCTCCCCTCATCAGCAAGATTATCGATACGCTAAATCGGGAGATTACGTTCGCATATACTTCGAACTCGGTCACCGTTAACTACGCATCCGGCAAGCAATTCGTATACCGCAAGACGCTGATCAGCAACGAGGGCAAGAAGCGCAATCTCACTTCCGCCGAGAACGAGCTCGGCGAGACGACGAGCTACGCTTACGATAAAGGCAACGCCGAGTTCGATTATGACACAACCTCGGGCCCTTCGGCAGAGGACACACTATATGCCAATCTAACACAGATTACGTATCCTACCGGATCGAGCAGCCGGTACACGTACACACCGGCCACCAAGCACCTGGGCAGCAACGGCAGCATCGGTTACTACCGTGTCGCTTCCCGCTATGATCAGATCAAGTACGACAAGATGAACCTGACGACCTTTGATTACACGAACAATGCCGACTTCACGGATCCTGCGCAAACCGCCTATTCAACCAAGCGCACGATGATCACGAATCCAAACGCAGCCTCCAATGTCACACCCATCGAGAAAATATCGCTGACGACCTCGCTCAACGGACAGCATCTCGTCACGAATACGACGCTCGAGAAGACCGGCGAATACAAGAGCGAGACAGGCTACGCCTATGATACGACGAAGGAACTGCCGACGACGGTCACGCAGACGAGCCACGACTACACGCAGACGCCTGCTGCATCCGGTACGGAGACGACTTCGTACACCTACGATAATTATGGCAATGTACTCACCGCGACCAATGCGGTCGGCCATGTCAGTACCTACACGTACGACACGCAATATCGAGGACTCGCCAAACGCGAACAGACGACGGTCTCCGGCATTCTGACCGATGACATCGTCCATACGATCGACAGCGCCAAGCCCCAGATTAACGCAACGACGCAAAACTACAAGGACGATACCGGCCAGCCGGCTAGCCTTCAGTGGAACTACTTGTACGACAGCTACGGCAATGTCACCCGCGTGACGCAGACGCTCGAGGCCGGCAAAAGCCAGCGCACGGATATCGGCTACGATGCAGCGTACAAGAACGCATACCCGACCAGCATCAAGCAGTACGTAACGAGCAGCACCGGCACGAAGACGCTGGAGGAACGCTACGTTTACGACCTCCCGACCGGACGTGTGACCAAGCATTATGACGGCAACGCCGTTGCCGCCGGTGCGCCTGCGGGCAGCGAAGAATCCTATGCCTACGACCCTGTCGGCCGTCTGACGCAGATTACGAACAAGAAGGTTACGGGAGAAACGGCGGCGGGAACGCGTACGTACGATTTCTCCTACAACACGAACCAGCAGCAAGCGACGCTCGTCTCGACCGACGAGGAAGGCAAGAAGACGACTGAGATTTATGACGGCCTGGGCCGCTTGTACAAGGTTCAGATGGAGAAAATCAATAACAACAACTCGCGCGTGTTCTACGACTTGCTGACCAACTTTTACAATGAGCTTGGCGAATTGGCCTATAATGTTGATGGTGCCGGGCACCGGACCGACTATAGCTACGATGCTGCCGGACGCCAAGTATCTACGACGTCGGGCGAGGGGCGCATCCTGGGCCAAGCCTTCAACGACCTGCTGCATCAATCGACGACGACCAGCGATTACGGTGCTGCCGTGACACAGACGACGGATGCAATCGGTCGTACAACCGGCACGCAAATTCAAGGCGACATCGGCACAAGCCCGCTGACGACGAGCACTTCGTATGAAATCGGCGGCGACCCATTCAAGTCGCAGACAACCGATGCGATGGGCGGCATCAGCAGCTTCAAGGCAAACGGACGCCATCTGCTTGGCGGCGTGACGCAGGCTGCCGATCCAACGGCACCGACAACGACCTCCTACAAGTACAATCAGCTGGGCAGCTTGACCGAGAAAGTGTTTCCGGACTTGTCGTCCATTGTCTATAACTACGATGAGCTGGGACGTCGTTTGTCCAAGAAAGACTCCGTTCAAGGCACCGAGTTGTACACCTATGATGACAACAGCAACCTGACCGGCGGTACGACGCGCAAGGGAACGACTGTCACCAACACGTATGACGAGCTCAATCGTCTGAAGAGCTGGGCGAGCGGTGCAGAGAACGGCAGCTACACGTATTACAAAAACGGCCTTCGCAAGTCAATGACCGACGAGACAGGAACAACGCAGTACTTTTACCGGCTGGACAATCAGCTGGAGAAGGTCATCTATCCGGACGGCAAGTTTATTCAGTACAGTTATTACGACAACGGCCAAGTAAGCTCCATCACCGATCCTTTCGGCAAAGTCATCAACTACGAGTTCAATCAAGACGATCAGATTAAAAAAGTAACCGTTGACGGTGCCACGCAGGGTGAGTACGTCTATCGCGACAATCTGACGACAACCGATCCTAGCTACAAGAAGTCTTCGCAGCTGTACCAGTTGAAGCTGGCGGGCGGCAGCCTGCTCGAGACGTATACGCATGACGGTTACGGCCGTCTGACGAAGCTTGCGCAATCCGGCACAGGGTTCAGCCAGGATTACGACTACACCTATGACAACAACGGCAACATTCTCACCCGCGACGACGGCACGACGACCGGGACTTTTACGTACGACGGCCTGAATCAGATTCTGACCAACTCCGAAGGCAGCGAGACCTACACTTACGACGCCAAGGGCAACCGTCTGACGCTGGAGTCCAGCATTCAGAACCCGACCACCGACACCATCGACTACACCTACGACGATGCCGAGCAGCTCAGCACAGTTACGCGCAACGGCGACACCGTCAGCTACAAGTACAACGGCGACGGCCTGATGACCGAGCGCACCCAGTCTGTGGGCGGCGTGAGCACGACGACCCGCTACTACTATGACGGTGCGAACATTATCGCCGAAGGTACGGTCTCCGGCAGCACCGTTACATTTAAGGCTCGCTACGTGCGCGGCGCTCAGCTGCTGTACCGTGAGAATGCTGCGGGTAATAAAGCTTACTACCTGCACAACGGTCATGGCGACGTCACAGCTCTTCGCCAAGCGAACGGCACCTTGCTGAATGAATACAGCTATGACATCTGGGGCAATCCGCTTGTCTCGAGTGAGACCATCGACAACCCGTTCGGCTACGCCGGCGAGTATTGGGATGAGCTGACGACGCTGCAATACCTGCGTGCGCGTTGGTATGATCCGGGTCTGGGGCGGTTTATTTCAGAGGATACGTACGAGGGTCGGGTAAATAGCCCGCAGAGCTTGAATGCGTATGTGTATGTGCAGAACAATCCGCTGGTGAATGTGGACCCGACGGGGTATTGGTGCTCCGCTACAGTTAATGGTAAGTATTATTCACATCCTGGCCAATGTAGTGACGATTCGAATCGGTATATAAATGATAATAATGCTTTTAACTATGGAAGGTATATTTATAATGCCGGGGAATATAAGGGAAAGTGGTATCCTCCTCATGCTGTGCATTTGGATTGGGATCAATCGGGCATATCGGACGCGTTCATTGGCTGTGCTTATGATCCGATCTGCGGTGGATTTGTAACCGAGGGGATTTCAAAGATTCCTTCCGCATATAGTGCGACTAAAACCGCCGTGTCTAAAGCATGGAATGCTTCAAAGAAGTTTTTTGGTGCTAAGGGTGCGGGAAATACTCTGAAGAATCTAAATGGACTAGATGATATTTTGAACGACCCTAGTAAGTTGAAAGGAATAAAGCCTAAACAGCTTTATAAGTACCTAAAAGATAATGGGTATAATCCTACACCACTAAATAAGAGTCGAAACTATACAGGAGTGCCTTTTGAAGAAGGTGGAGGATTTAAAGTTAATTGGGGTGGTGATAGAATATTGCAATATCATCCAGGGAGTAGTTATCATGGGGACGTTCCATATTATAAAATCTCTTCAGGAAGCAACGGAACACAGAGATTTGACATGAAAGGAAATCTTATAAAATAA
- a CDS encoding ribbon-helix-helix protein, CopG family, whose amino-acid sequence MSSKKMGRPPSDNPKSETIKIRIDQDIMSKLDASAEKLNTTRSDIVRKGIEMVYDELQK is encoded by the coding sequence ATGTCCTCCAAGAAGATGGGGCGTCCTCCATCTGACAATCCCAAAAGCGAAACGATCAAGATACGTATTGATCAGGACATAATGAGCAAGCTCGATGCTTCCGCCGAGAAGCTAAACACGACACGTTCAGACATCGTTCGCAAAGGGATTGAGATGGTGTATGACGAGCTCCAGAAATAA
- a CDS encoding 7-cyano-7-deazaguanine synthase produces the protein MAKYDSLFMASGGLDSTVMAYWLKQQGKRVLPLFIDYGQHFKQEEYKTLLKVIPQDYKDSIRVIRIGDVYQSSNSRMIKEPNLWEDDFTADDLYLPYRNLLFLSVAASVAQSENISDVYSAFINSNHAKEIDCSKDFFDRLGTMLKDYGTIKINMPFRDYSKTEVAELGIKLGVPIATTFSCQANSKVHCGVCPNCVDRLAVLNSL, from the coding sequence ATGGCTAAATATGATTCTCTATTTATGGCGTCAGGTGGTCTTGATTCTACTGTTATGGCGTATTGGCTGAAACAGCAAGGGAAGCGCGTACTTCCTTTGTTTATTGACTACGGCCAGCATTTTAAGCAAGAAGAATATAAGACTTTGCTGAAAGTTATTCCTCAAGATTATAAAGATTCAATTCGAGTTATAAGAATCGGAGATGTATACCAATCCTCTAATTCACGCATGATTAAAGAACCTAATCTATGGGAAGATGATTTTACTGCGGATGATCTATACTTACCCTATAGGAATCTGCTTTTTTTATCGGTCGCTGCTTCAGTTGCACAATCTGAGAATATTTCTGACGTATATTCAGCATTTATTAATTCTAATCATGCAAAAGAAATTGATTGTTCTAAAGATTTCTTTGACAGGTTAGGGACAATGCTTAAGGATTATGGAACAATTAAAATAAACATGCCGTTCCGCGACTATTCAAAGACAGAAGTGGCGGAGTTAGGAATTAAATTAGGAGTTCCAATTGCAACGACCTTTTCCTGTCAAGCAAACAGCAAGGTTCATTGTGGTGTCTGTCCTAATTGTGTTGATAGACTAGCTGTTTTAAATAGCTTATAA